The following proteins are co-located in the Neodiprion virginianus isolate iyNeoVirg1 chromosome 6, iyNeoVirg1.1, whole genome shotgun sequence genome:
- the LOC124308107 gene encoding trithorax group protein osa-like: MAGFKMAATAFCLLLAVYQVQQINAVVNKGSVSSQSSKDGAVASGENDRISNSYGPPQLNDLYGPPPGPPRFHGPAPAYGPPPSAPVYGPPPPRKPKPSYGPPKPQYGPPKPQYGPPKQQYGPPKQQYGPPAPGYEGPPPPPPSIKYGPPPKIRNQYGPPKSGHGPPIPISVETYGPPKKEVSISFNSGPPQDNYGPPPPPPPSVQIPLRQAHPPQQQYGPPPGVPAPPTPPDIKYDGWQPIAGLVGTPSEGGHAGYGSSSSYSSSSSSSSSSSYSHSHSHSHSSSSSADGEFQSDILTGARYPAGNVPSDSYGQPIHSAEAQDLKSSVQQSSAASDSHGLPPPPLPRYEEHSSKDYAHGSSANSESLKLDQYHQHLEQEQQLQLQEQPLPQPQYGAPSLSIEPSVQYGIPNPEPISIVKTVAFELLPTTETHQGGSVSSFGGGSSIDAFSTGGASISLPPAGSYGLPVSSVDGGLGVDFNVHSLGSSIGSSSIGSSSSFGVESSHGLSIGGELVQPPPLTSSLPISDTYGAPPLSSYSVNGPYPASQGIRSSAGSFHSSFSSNFHKQNSGGHNRHSHRNHGPPPFRHGPAFPPPSSFIPPRNRPPIKFRNQIPPEVVNAIRHYDVPPQGGANQPFKIHGLPSLHGGSHGGDQQLHLTSNSQFSSGGGYFGGSGGSSFGSNSAFAAPNVNYGTPLTFNSFNTPAPVLTYGAPNFGPTPSFVSTSTSSDAGSSLYSSLGGSALTTTYGTPILQQQVPHDCPSLQRGNQNIGNQISLDTSGAQHSFGSSTSGSSASSFANSVASSVSGLSFGSLTGGSGVAHVGSGSAANFYDAPAVNELSLQVHQQPNTDLKDSYGNPIGVRYGVADQSAAALTSNDIHVSSSLSSASSSSNLLANQVQVNSIPYTGNYLGDATSAEALTAALTAQGFGQSKHAEHAVDASRYLETHEGSEALALAQGLTATGTDGFQIQGTKGTYSLQIQPADGGLGTENSDGSIRHEQVLSNGLLQDILAAIEQPQNGHVEVQGPPQVQHLEEVYGDLAHAASGNIYGDESQAIVEDLLKRTGNADNQAKHIEVGNDAENRADQKAEASSADSETSASEDSKIALFFKNNNSESNNSKSTSSSEGNKSSE; encoded by the exons ATGGCTGGATTCAAG ATGGCGGCTACGGCGTTCTGCCTGCTTCTGGCTGTCTACCAGGTCCAGCAGATCAACGCGGTCGTGAATAAGGGATCGGTCTCGTCGCAGTCGTCGAAAGACGGCGCGGTTGCGTCTGGAGAGAACGACAGGATTAGCAACTCGTACGGACCACCGCAACTCAACGACCTTTACGGCCCACCACCAGGCCCACCGAGGTTCCACGGACCCGCACCAGCCTACGGACCTCCACCCTCCGCCCCAGTTTACGGACCACCACCGCCTCGGAAACCGAAGCCAAGCTACGGTCCCCCGAAGCCACAGTATGGGCCACCAAAACCGCAGTATGGGCCTCCGAAGCAGCAGTATGGCCCTCCCAAGCAGCAGTATGGGCCCCCGGCCCCAGGCTACGAGGGCCCGCCGCCTCCACCGCCTTCAATAAAGTACGGACCACCGCCTAAGATACGGAATCAGTACGGGCCCCCGAAGTCCGGCCACGGCCCACCGATACCGATTTCCGTTGAGACGTACGGGCCGCCCAAGAAGGAGGTTTCGATTTCGTTCAACTCCGGACCTCCTCAAGATAATTATGGTCCGCcaccacccccacccccatcGGTACAGATTCCGCTGCGACAGGCGCATCCCCCTCAACAGCAGTACGGACCGCCACCCGGTGTCCCGGCCCCGCCAACACCTCCGGACATAAAGTACGATGGGTGGCAGCCGATCGCTGGATTGGTTGGAACCCCGTCGGAAGGTGGACATGCTGGTTACGGTTCGTCGTCGTCGTACTCGTCGTCGAGTTCGAGCTCATCGTCATCATCCTACTCTCACTCGCACTCGCACTCGCACTCCTCATCGAGCTCGGCGGACGGTGAATTTCAGTCGGATATTCTCACCGGAGCGAGGTACCCGGCCGGAAACGTGCCGAGCGATTCTTACGGTCAACCAATCCACAGTGCCGAAGCTCAGGACTTGAAATCATCCGTACAGCAGTCCTCAGCGGCCTCTGATAGCCACGGATTGCCACCCCCACCTCTACCGAGATACGAGGAACACTCGTCGAAGGACTACGCCCACGGCTCAAGCGCCAATTCCGAATCACTCAAGCTCGATCAGTATCATCAGCACCTTGAACAAGAGCAGCAGCTACAACTCCAGGAGCAACCGCTGCCACAGCCTCAGTACGGGGCTCCGAGCTTGTCCATCGAACCCAGTGTTCAGTACGGCATACCCAACCCCGAGCCGATTTCCATTGTGAAAACTGTAGCCTTCGAGCTGCTTCCGACGACTGAAACGCACCAGGGTGGCTCTGTGTCGTCGTTCGGCGGTGGCAGTTCCATCGACGCATTCTCAACCGGCGGCGCTAGCATCTCTCTGCCACCGGCCGGTAGCTACGGCCTCCCAGTCAGCTCTGTAGACGGTGGTCTCGGTGTTGATTTCAACGTTCATTCTCTCGGCAGCAGCATAGGCAGTAGCAGCATAGGTAGCAGCAGTAGTTTTGGCGTTGAATCATCCCACGGACTGTCCATCGGTGGGGAATTAGTTCAACCTCCGCCTCTGACGTCCTCGCTTCCGATTTCGGACACCTACGGCGCACCCCCGTTGTCGTCGTACTCGGTGAACGGACCGTACCCAGCGTCACAAGGGATAAGAAGCTCCGCCGGATCGTTCCACAGCTCGTTCAGTTCCAACTTCCATAAACAGAATTCGGGTGGACACAACCGACACAGTCACAGAAACCATGGACCCCCGCCGTTCCGTCATGGACCCGCGTTTCCACCACCTAGCTCATTTATCCCCCCGAGGAACCGTCCGCCGATTAAATTCCGTAACCAGATACCACCTGAGGTGGTGAACGCTATCAGGCATTACGATGTCCCGCCTCAAGGTGGAGCAAACCAGCCCTTCAAGATTCACGGGCTTCCCTCCCTGCACGGCGGATCTCACGGTGGCGATCAGCAGTTGCATCTAACTTCGAACAGCCAGTTCTCGTCGGGCGGTGGATACTTCGGCGGATCCGGCGGCTCCTCATTTGGCTCGAACTCGGCCTTTGCCGCTCCAAACGTCAATTACGGCACGCCTCTGACCTTCAACTCTTTCAACACCCCAGCCCCTGTACTCACCTACGGCGCACCAAACTTCGGACCGACTCCCTCCTTCGTTTCAACTTCGACATCGTCTGACGCGGGTAGCAGTTTGTACAGCAGCCTCGGCGGTAGTGCCCTGACCACCACCTACGGCACCCCCATTCTACAGCAGCAAGTCCCCCACGACTGTCCTAGTCTCCAGAGAGGGAACCAAAACATCGGAAACCAGATTTCCCTCGACACGAGTGGAGCGCAACACTCGTTCGGGTCATCGACTTCGGGATCCTCGGCGTCGAGCTTCGCGAATTCCGTAGCGAGCTCGGTGTCTGGGTTGTCATTCGGGTCACTCACCGGTGGCAGCGGGGTGGCACATGTCGGTTCCGGAAGCGCCGCCAACTTTTATGACGCTCCAGCCGTGAACGAGCTCAGCTTGCAGGTTCACCAGCAGCCGAACACCGACCTCAAAGACAGCTACGGAAACCCGATCGGCGTACGATACGGCGTAGCTGACCAGAGCGCGGCAGCTCTGACCTCTAACGATATCCACGTGTCGTCAAGCTTATCCTCCGCGTCGTCCTCGTCTAATCTGCTCGCCAACCAGGTGCAGGTCAATTCCATACCCTACACCGGAAACTACCTCGGCGACGCCACATCGGCGGAAGCTTTGACGGCCGCATTGACGGCGCAAGGATTCGGCCAGTCCAAGCATGCGGAGCACGCTGTCGATGCCAGTCGGTACCTTGAGACCCACGAGGGTAGCGAGGCTCTCGCCTTGGCCCAGGGCCTCACAGCAACCGGAACAGACGGATTCCAGATCCAGGGAACGAAGGGGACTTACTCGCTTCAGATCCAGCCTGCTGACGGCGGACTTGGCACCGAGAATTCCGACGGGAGCATCCGGCATGAACAGGTCCTTTCCAACGGCCTACTTCAGGACATTCTCGCGGCGATAGAGCAGCCCCAGAACGGACACGTCGAGGTCCAGGGTCCCCCGCAGGTTCAGCATCTCGAGGAGGTCTACGGTGATCTGGCACACGCTGCCAGTGGCAACATATACGGCGACGAGTCTCAGGCCATCGTTGAGGATCTGCTGAAGAGGACGGGGAACGCGGATAACCAGGCGAAGCACATCGAGGTCGGGAATGACGCGGAAAATCGCGCTGACCAGAAGGCTGAGGCTTCGTCTGCGGACTCCGAGACCAGCGCAAGTGAGGACAGCAAGATCGCTTTATTCTTCAAGAACAATAACAGCGAGTCGAACAATTCCAAGTCGACGTCTTCCTCGGAGGGCAATAAATCCTCCGAGTAG